Proteins encoded in a region of the Streptomyces violaceoruber genome:
- a CDS encoding WXG100 family type VII secretion target, whose product MGEQPGPRQPKLARTDFESMTHEQLAALLDSASPESASHLATKLTKAASTITKIGDDLMTHTKGLEWQGEAGDTFRDWGGQAASSTLRLGQYAEVASRWMATVAQAVVEAKAALPDTSETTQAKADLAAAKKTLAATQEPGARNDPDARKLAQTAQSDATTAQQRMEAARGEAIQQLRKLAQTYEYSAQQVNSVEPPTFSPPSTHFGDTDWKPGEYISVPSHGASGAGGGSGTPAVVQGGQDSGSRVGAQPHPYSGASEGASPGLSSASADSRRPVAMDIDGLTTLPERPGPTPQPGPNTPLPRSDAPPGQPVVGPPVLQNSGGGTNNPASGRMPVVPRPPLPPSQGPGSGGVRVPPLRDSGIVGGKPVTPTTGRPSGGIPRGTVIGGQGPEGRAPMVRGLTPGLPGGTGGSGQGGTIGSRRLASQTGGMTGAVAGQNGRLPMGRPMTPGGTGLPRPASSSQSPRAAVLGRPTGGVPRTGGTGSRQQDQRGTDRPDYLSEDEETWQRGRRSLPPVVE is encoded by the coding sequence ATGGGTGAGCAGCCCGGACCGCGGCAGCCGAAACTTGCCCGCACCGACTTCGAGTCCATGACCCACGAGCAGCTCGCGGCCCTCCTTGACTCGGCCAGCCCGGAGAGTGCCTCGCACCTGGCGACCAAGCTCACCAAGGCCGCCTCGACGATCACCAAGATCGGCGACGACCTGATGACGCACACCAAGGGCCTCGAATGGCAGGGTGAGGCTGGCGACACCTTCCGCGACTGGGGCGGCCAGGCGGCGAGTTCCACGCTCCGGCTCGGCCAGTACGCCGAGGTGGCCTCGCGCTGGATGGCCACGGTGGCCCAGGCGGTCGTCGAGGCGAAGGCAGCGCTGCCGGACACCTCGGAGACGACCCAGGCCAAGGCCGACCTGGCCGCAGCGAAGAAGACACTGGCGGCTACACAGGAACCAGGCGCCCGCAACGACCCCGACGCCCGCAAGCTGGCCCAGACCGCGCAGTCCGACGCGACGACGGCGCAACAGCGCATGGAGGCTGCCCGGGGGGAGGCCATCCAGCAGCTGCGGAAGCTGGCGCAGACGTACGAGTACTCCGCGCAGCAGGTGAACAGTGTGGAGCCGCCTACGTTCTCACCGCCGAGCACTCACTTCGGCGATACGGACTGGAAGCCCGGCGAGTACATTTCCGTCCCGTCGCATGGCGCCTCCGGTGCCGGAGGCGGCTCAGGTACGCCTGCGGTGGTCCAAGGCGGCCAGGACAGTGGCTCGCGTGTCGGGGCTCAGCCGCACCCGTACAGCGGTGCCTCCGAAGGCGCCTCGCCCGGGCTCAGCAGCGCGTCCGCCGACAGCCGTCGTCCCGTCGCCATGGACATTGACGGGCTGACGACCTTGCCGGAGCGGCCCGGACCGACTCCGCAACCTGGGCCGAACACGCCTCTTCCTCGGTCCGATGCGCCGCCCGGGCAGCCCGTCGTCGGTCCGCCGGTCCTGCAGAACAGCGGTGGTGGCACGAACAACCCGGCGAGTGGCCGGATGCCGGTGGTACCCCGTCCACCGCTCCCCCCTTCACAAGGGCCGGGCTCAGGAGGTGTCCGAGTCCCACCGCTGCGCGACAGCGGAATTGTGGGCGGGAAGCCCGTTACGCCGACGACCGGCCGTCCTTCCGGGGGTATCCCCCGCGGAACGGTCATCGGTGGGCAGGGCCCTGAAGGTCGTGCCCCCATGGTCCGCGGCCTCACTCCCGGCCTTCCCGGTGGTACTGGCGGCAGCGGACAGGGAGGCACGATCGGCAGCCGGCGCCTTGCCTCCCAGACAGGTGGGATGACCGGTGCCGTGGCGGGCCAGAACGGTCGTCTTCCCATGGGTCGTCCCATGACGCCGGGAGGAACGGGGCTGCCGCGGCCGGCAAGCTCTTCTCAGTCGCCCCGTGCGGCAGTGTTGGGCCGGCCGACGGGGGGCGTTCCTCGTACCGGCGGCACGGGCTCGCGGCAGCAGGATCAGCGTGGAACCGACCGACCCGACTACCTCTCCGAAGACGAAGAGACCTGGCAGCGCGGACGCCGCTCGTTGCCGCCAGTCGTGGAGTGA
- the mycP gene encoding type VII secretion-associated serine protease mycosin, with product MRASSRRNMRPASVLSAGLGLLLVGVAAAPAHAESVRDLQWHLDAMHAEEMWKVSTGRGITVAVIDTGVDDSLPDLKGQVLKGKDYSDQPGDERTDHEGHGTGMAALIAGTGKHGSKSGAYGLAPGVEILPIRMPEKIEGLDFTSGHNAARDFSKAIRFAADSDAKVINISMGQAESGTKGGVDTSELDAAVKYAVDKGKLIFAAAGNEGDGANRPRFPASTPGVVAVGSINEKVKRSSFSEWGPEIDVTAPGEDLVHACIGGTGVCRTSGTSDATAIASASAALVWSKHPTWTNNQVLRVLINTMKGNEEEWTHNESFGYGIVRPRVALQNPGDPGPADEYPLPDLAAAAASKSPSPEASPSGDAAENPAGGTYQAAASTSEDDSSTSLWIALGVAAAVVVGAAITFAVLRTRRRRVEQPTAPGSPATPAYAPPQQYPPHGTPGSGQRD from the coding sequence ATGCGTGCCAGCAGTAGACGAAACATGCGCCCTGCCTCAGTGCTCTCGGCTGGCCTCGGCCTGTTGCTGGTTGGCGTCGCCGCCGCTCCGGCGCATGCCGAGTCGGTTCGCGACCTCCAATGGCATCTTGACGCGATGCACGCCGAAGAGATGTGGAAGGTGAGCACCGGCCGCGGCATCACCGTCGCTGTCATCGACACGGGGGTCGACGATTCGCTGCCCGATCTCAAGGGACAAGTCCTGAAGGGCAAGGACTACTCGGACCAGCCGGGCGACGAGCGAACCGACCACGAGGGCCATGGCACCGGCATGGCCGCGCTCATCGCAGGCACTGGGAAACACGGGAGCAAGAGCGGGGCTTACGGCCTCGCTCCGGGTGTGGAGATCCTTCCCATCCGGATGCCCGAGAAGATCGAGGGGTTGGACTTCACCTCGGGTCACAACGCCGCACGGGACTTCAGCAAGGCCATCCGATTCGCGGCGGACTCGGATGCGAAGGTCATCAACATCTCGATGGGACAGGCAGAGTCCGGCACGAAGGGCGGCGTCGACACTTCTGAGCTGGACGCCGCCGTGAAGTACGCCGTAGACAAGGGAAAACTGATCTTCGCGGCCGCCGGCAACGAGGGCGACGGAGCTAACCGCCCCCGCTTTCCCGCCTCCACACCAGGCGTCGTGGCCGTCGGATCGATCAACGAGAAGGTCAAGCGCAGCTCGTTCTCGGAGTGGGGGCCAGAGATCGACGTCACCGCGCCCGGGGAGGACTTGGTCCACGCGTGCATCGGTGGCACCGGAGTGTGCAGGACCAGCGGCACGAGTGATGCCACAGCCATCGCCTCGGCATCCGCCGCCCTCGTCTGGTCGAAGCACCCGACCTGGACCAACAACCAGGTCCTCCGTGTCCTGATCAACACGATGAAGGGCAACGAGGAGGAGTGGACTCACAACGAGTCCTTCGGCTACGGCATCGTCCGCCCAAGGGTCGCACTGCAGAACCCCGGCGACCCCGGCCCTGCCGACGAGTACCCGCTGCCGGACCTCGCCGCGGCGGCGGCTTCCAAGTCTCCGTCGCCAGAGGCGTCCCCGTCCGGTGACGCTGCTGAGAATCCCGCCGGAGGCACGTACCAGGCGGCCGCGTCCACTTCGGAGGACGACAGCAGCACGTCACTCTGGATCGCCTTGGGCGTCGCTGCGGCCGTGGTCGTCGGTGCCGCGATCACCTTCGCCGTGCTCCGCACCCGACGCCGCCGCGTCGAGCAGCCGACGGCGCCCGGTTCTCCGGCGACTCCCGCGTACGCCCCTCCGCAGCAGTACCCGCCCCACGGGACGCCAGGCTCGGGCCAGCGGGACTGA